One genomic segment of Pedobacter endophyticus includes these proteins:
- a CDS encoding DUF1345 domain-containing protein translates to MNEEPKLKGIQKRSALYILMVSLAAGLFVYLGSLLLEMSVLTHIMLGWDAFCLVLIAIHWYMFFHTSASQTHLKARMQDETRGEIFAIVLVSTFAGLLAVILLLINKDIKPIDLIVAISGMFLSWFLVHTTFSMRYAHMYYGDSNTNKGTGLEFPGDSEPDFVDFAYFSFVLGMTFQVSDVEISSRHIRRTSLLHSLIAFIFNTVIVALTINALAGLSK, encoded by the coding sequence ACAAAAGCGGTCGGCGCTGTACATTTTAATGGTAAGCCTGGCCGCAGGGCTCTTTGTTTATCTCGGTTCACTTTTATTGGAAATGAGTGTGTTGACGCACATTATGCTCGGTTGGGATGCCTTTTGCCTGGTACTCATTGCGATTCATTGGTATATGTTTTTCCACACATCGGCCTCCCAAACACACCTTAAGGCCAGGATGCAGGATGAAACCCGGGGCGAGATTTTTGCCATTGTATTGGTTTCAACCTTTGCGGGGCTGCTTGCTGTAATTTTGCTTTTGATTAATAAGGATATTAAACCGATTGACCTGATTGTGGCCATTTCGGGCATGTTTTTGTCGTGGTTTCTTGTTCATACCACATTTAGCATGAGATACGCTCACATGTATTACGGCGACAGCAATACCAACAAGGGCACCGGCCTCGAATTTCCGGGCGACAGTGAACCAGACTTCGTCGATTTTGCTTATTTTTCGTTCGTTTTGGGGATGACTTTTCAAGTATCAGATGTCGAGATTTCTTCAAGGCACATTCGGCGGACATCGTTACTGCATAGCCTCATTGCTTTCATTTTTAATACGGTTATTGTTGCCCTAACTATAAATGCACTGGCCGGATTAAGCAAATAA